The proteins below are encoded in one region of Kogia breviceps isolate mKogBre1 chromosome 8, mKogBre1 haplotype 1, whole genome shotgun sequence:
- the SCARA3 gene encoding scavenger receptor class A member 3 isoform X3 — protein sequence MPSFPCTQEGRPGPRCSRCQKNLSLHTSVRILYLFLALLLVAVAVLASLVFRKVDSLSEDISLAQALYDKKLVSMQENLQGLELKAPNNCSFCHEAGQLGQEIRKLQAELEGIQKMLLAQEVQLDQTSQTHELLSTTSGQISQEMGNCSFSIHQINQSLGLFLAQVRGWQATTAGLDLSLKDLTQECYNVKAAMHQINFTVGQTSEWIHGIQRKTDEETLTLQKMITDWQNYTRLFSSLRATSAKTGEAVRSLQATLGASSQRISQNSESMHDLVLQVMGLQLQLDNISSFLDDHEENMHDLQYHTHYAQNRTVERFETLEGRMASHEIEIGTIFTNINSTDSHVYSMLKYLDDVRLSCTLGFHTQAEELYYLNKTVSLMLATTDLLRERFGLLSARLDFNVRNLSMIVEEMKAVDTQHGEILRNVTILRGAPGPPGPRGLKGDVGMKGPVGSRGPKGDPGSLGPPGPQGPQGQTGDTGPVGERGPVGLRGFPGLKGSKGSFGTGGPRGQPGPKGDVGPPGPEGPPGSPGPEGPQGKPGIAGKIGSPGQRGPMGPKGEPGIQGPPGLPGPPGPPGSQSRY from the exons TTTTCAGGAAAGTGGACTCTCTCTCAGAAGACATCTCCCTGGCCCAGGCCCTTTATGACAAGAAGCTTGTGTCTATGCAGGAAAATCTCCAAGGGCTGG AGCTGAAAGCCCCGAACAACTGCTCTTTCTGCCATGAGGCTGGGCAGCTGGGGCAAGAGATCAGAAAGCTGCAGGCGGAGCTGGAGGGAATTCAGAAGATGCTTCTGGCTCAGGAGGTCCAGCTGGACCAGACCTCCCAGACCCACGAACTGCTCTCCACCACCAGCGGTCAGATCTCCCAGGAGATGGGCAATTGCTCCTTCTCCATCCACCAGATCAACCAGTCTCTGGGGCTCTTCCTGGCCCAGGTGAGAGGCTGGCAGGCCACCACAGCCGGCCTGGACCTCTCTCTGAAGGACCTCACCCAGGAGTGCTACAACGTCAAGGCTGCGATGCACCAGATCAACTTCACCGTGGGGCAGACTTCTGAGTGGATCCACGGCATCCAGCGGAAGACAGACGAGGAGACCCTCACCCTCCAGAAGATGATCACCGACTGGCAAAACTACACGCGGCTCTTCAgcagcctgcgcgccacctcggCCAAGACGGGAGAAGCGGTCAGGAGCCTCCAGGCCACCCTGGGAGCCTCCTCCCAGCGCATCAGCCAGAACTCTGAGAGTATGCACGACCTGGTGCTGCAGGTCATGGGCTTGCAGCTGCAGCTGGATAACATCTCATCCTTCCTGGATGACCATGAGGAGAACATGCACGACCTGCAGTACCACACCCACTACGCCCAGAACCGCACGGTGGAGAGGTTCGAGACGCTGGAAGGACGCATGGCTTCCCACGAGATCGAGATCGGCACCATCTTCACGAACATCAACTCCACCGACAGCCACGTGTACAGCATGCTCAAGTACCTGGATGACGTGCGGCTCTCCTGCACGCTGGGCTTTCACACCCAGGCCGAGGAGCTCTACTACCTGAACAAGACCGTCTCCCTGATGCTGGCCACCACCGACCTGCTCCGGGAGCGCTTCGGCCTGCTCAGCGCCCGCCTGGACTTCAACGTCCGTAACCTGTCCATGATCGTGGAGGAGATGAAGGCCGTGGACACGCAGCACGGGGAGATCCTGCGCAACGTCACCATCCTACGAG GTGCCCCAGGCCCTCCAGGACCGAGAGGACTCAAGGGAGATGTGGGCATGAAAGGGCCTGTTGGCAGCAGAGGACCAAAAGGAGACCCCGGCAGCTTGGGGCCCCCAGGACCTCAGGGTCCTCAAGGGCAGACAGGGGACACCGGGCCTGTAGGAGAGAGGGGGCCGGTTGGCCTGCGAGGTTTCCCAGGCCTCAAAGGCTCGAAGGGCAGCTTTGGAACTGGAGGCCCAAGAGGACAGCCAGGCCCCAAAGGGGACGTGGGGCCCCCAGGGCCAGAGGGGCCCCCAGGGTCTCCAGGGCCAGAGGGGCCTCAGGGAAAACCAGGGATCGCTGGAAAGATAGGGTCACCAGGCCAGCGGGGGCCCATGGGGCCAAAGGGCGAACCAGGAATCCAGGGTCCCCCTGGCCTCCCTGGGCCCCCGGGCCCACCAGGAAGCCAGAGCCGCTACTGA